In Priestia megaterium NBRC 15308 = ATCC 14581, the following proteins share a genomic window:
- the gvpA gene encoding gas vesicle structural protein GvpA gives MSIQKSTDSSSLAEVIDRILDKGIVIDAFARVSLVGIEILTIEARVVIASVDTWLRYAEAVGLLTDKVEEEGLPGRTEERGAGLSF, from the coding sequence ATGAGTATTCAAAAAAGTACAGATAGTTCTAGTTTAGCAGAAGTGATTGATCGAATTCTCGACAAAGGGATTGTCATCGATGCTTTTGCCCGAGTATCACTCGTAGGAATTGAAATTTTAACGATTGAAGCACGAGTCGTTATTGCAAGTGTTGATACGTGGCTTCGCTATGCAGAAGCCGTCGGGTTATTAACCGACAAAGTAGAGGAAGAAGGGCTGCCTGGCCGAACAGAGGAGCGAGGAGCAGGGCTTAGCTTTTAA
- a CDS encoding general stress protein, with protein MEAKAKNVVGVYETEQEAIQAVESLKKEGYASEEISIIGKHKKTKKVQKETNTKAEGAATGALTGGTLGSLTGILAGAGALAIPGIGPFVAAGPIVATLTGAAAGASVGGLSGILVSMGIPKQQAEQYNDSVKEGSLLVLVDKEDSDHDGNPKAPLTGMIL; from the coding sequence ATGGAAGCAAAAGCAAAGAATGTTGTGGGGGTATACGAAACGGAACAAGAAGCAATTCAAGCTGTAGAGAGTTTGAAAAAAGAAGGATACGCATCAGAAGAAATATCTATCATCGGCAAACATAAAAAGACCAAAAAAGTTCAGAAAGAAACGAATACAAAAGCAGAAGGGGCAGCAACTGGAGCACTTACCGGAGGTACGCTAGGGAGCTTGACCGGAATATTAGCAGGTGCCGGGGCTCTTGCCATACCAGGAATAGGTCCATTTGTGGCGGCTGGTCCGATTGTAGCTACATTAACAGGTGCGGCAGCTGGTGCGAGCGTAGGAGGTCTGTCTGGTATTTTAGTAAGTATGGGAATTCCAAAACAGCAGGCCGAACAATATAATGATTCAGTCAAAGAAGGCAGCTTGCTTGTTTTAGTAGACAAAGAAGACTCAGATCATGATGGAAACCCGAAAGCTCCTTTAACCGGAATGATTTTATAG